atttttattaaagatcGAACTTGTGTAACACTCAAACGATTTAACTTTAACTTTAACACATTAATCATTTGTGTCAATCACTTAATAACATATTActtattattaaaagttataatatatatatatatatatatatatatatatatattaaataatctcCAGACTTTATAAAataggatattttttttattcatttttttgtttaagtcCATAATGCCAAGTAACAATAGTAACTTATGACATAATAGCAATGTTGGTAGCAACTAATTAGCATGtcatgttttaacttttaataggATAAtcctttgtaattttattttgtaaattttcttcttaaatgCTAATTTGTTTAAAACATGTGAAACTAGTTtatgagaaatttaaaaatatagtttataaaaaaatacaagtgatTACCCTATTAAAACTTCTTGATGATCCGGCAGGCCAATGAATTGCTAATGTTGTTGTTATATTATAAGTTAACATTATTACTAAACAATatgatctaaaataaaatttccaaggactaaaacaaaacaaaatctttaaaagattaaaataaaaaataccctAATTTATAGAGACCAACAggttatttaaaatatgctatCAAGTTTAGGAGTGTTAACGAGTGGAGCTCTTGAAGCTTAGGCTtaacttgaaaaaataatttattattcaagtttaactcatttatttaatcGAGTCCAAATGAAAGCTTAGGCTtcacttgttaaaaaaatattaatcttgagtttgttttatttaactcatttataacttaattattctcaaattattattacttttatgaaattatttttttaactttatcaaTACAATATTTAATGATAGATAATTATCTACTAATAGAAAAATGTGTTAAACATGCAATAtgtggaattaaaaaaaatttagactactaaattttcataatttagtaaataaaataataatttattaattattacaagaaaaataactccaaaattaatttaacattttttaaggcaaaattgaatttattaaaatactaaatttaaCACAAAGTTTAGTATAAAGGTACACATGATCACTAGAATTAAGTCTACACATAAGAGATCCAAAACACTACCAATCTATATATAAATGAGCTATTTATGAACTTTTAATGTTAAACTTTTAAAGCTGGAGCTCaactcatttaaataattaaatctaattttaagCTTaggtttgtttatttaattaaacaaatcaaCTTGAACGAGTAATTAATGAACCAAGTTAAATAATTCATGAATAATTTGACTCATTTACACTCATATTCAGGTGTATGTTAAATTCCTTGATAATATTAACCTATGGTTGAGTATCcttagtttttataattgtcATTCACTATAATGAACAAAGAATGTAACTTGTGGGCCAATTATCCATAATCCTGTAAATATCATTTGTTACATGTTAACCGATGAGCAAGTGTACCattttatcacaagtagtaaagtacttgAAAGTTCGAGTGTCAAATCCACATGAACtttatttgtacttagattCCAAACCTAATTTACAAGcaagagataaagaaataaaataatagataaagaaagataggagataaaataaatatttaaaagaaaagataaaagatttaaagataaaaatagaagatagaaaagataaaatatttaaattaaaagatgataaagataaaaatagaagataaagaaagataagataagaaaagtaaaagataagatgaagataaagaaagataactTCAGAATGTGATAATGTTACGACCTAGCCTACCTTATTTGCCTaagattattttagatttttctctatcaatttgGTGAGTTTTTCCTACCCACATATATTAATATGCTCAACCCGGATCCCTCAAGATGAAGAGCTTAATTTATGTATTCTTTTCCAACTGCCTTTGCAAAGATAGAATCATAAACAACATTAAGTATAAAGATGCATTCAGAGCACAACAAAGTCACTCTATCCCTAGAAATGCAATGTTGAGATGTCTTTTCCCAATTCTTTTAGACATTACCACTTCCCAATGAATAACTCCTAAAACATATGCATGTAAGACCTTCCTTgtatttctattaaggattaccGTCTCCCGAGCGATTAACCCCTAAAGATGATGCAAGAatgaatgatacatgaaattaaaataagaaaggataatagaaaaaaaaaagacctaaTTGCATTGATAGATATGAAGCATTACAATACATCTGTTGGTTTTTTAGGTCTACCAAGCCTTAACTAAGGAAggtttagtctctcattgtcatgagagactttTATACTTTAGGGGGTTGAGGTGGATGAAAGAAAATGATGGATGACTAATAACAAGAAAATGGAGAATGACTAAAGAGAGAGGGTTTCTCCTAAGGGATATACCCAGTGTGTGggttgttcttttttttcttctgcttcCTCCTCCTTTTATGATCCTAAGGTAGCTTACTTTTCATGCTGACCTCGCGCATAATGCGGATTTTCACGCTAAGCGCACCTTTGGGCTTCTTCGTGGGCCTTATGCACGCTAAGCCTGCAGTGCGCGCTTAGCCTATAGCACGCTAAGCCTCCGATTCTTCCAACTTTTTCTTTAAAGtcttttcttccaatttttgcatcaatttttccttAAAACACTTGAAATCTTGTTCTTTTGAAtcctgttaataaaaaatagcaaagatgttaatttattcattatttcattaagaaacaataataaagtaaagaaattgaaatcattcttagtcaaaattgactatcaaattaacttatatttCTCAGTTATCATTACAACTAAGGAATAATGCGGTTTATGTGCATATAGTGTAATGATATGTGTTAGGCAAGACTCCTAATGCATTATATGTATGACACTCAACCTAATGGGATCCgattctcttttcttattttgctTTGATGTAATTTTGCATGTGCAAGTGACTATGAGTATGCATTATGAAATTCATAGAAAATTCTATTATTgattatgattctttttatatCCTTAACGAGttcctaataaattaaatatcaattttgcCTGTGGATAtgccatgtttaattttttattaattgtcatCTTAAACTCCTATATATAAACTTGTGTTACACTTGTTGATAACTGCCCAACACACAAGACAGGCCCAGCACACGTGCTCGCTTAGCGATCAACACTCACTTAGCACGAAGAAGACTCACGAGAAAGTCCAAGGTCGTGCTTAACGTGAACACCGTGTTAAGCGCGTGATTAAACCACTATTCTTGCTAAGCCCAGGAGTGCATGCTTAGTGCACAGTTAGCGTGAAAAAAATAAGCTACCTTAGACCTATAAAAAGAGTAGGAAGCTTAAGGAAAATACACACCGAGTCTCAAAGTTctctagtgaagaaatccaaAGCTTGAGCCTATTTCATAGGGGAAACCCCCTTTCTTAACCAttactctctttctctcttctagTCATCTAGCCCCTTCTTCCATCTACATTAGTCCCTGAAATGTAAAGTCTCTCATAACTATGAGAGGTTAAACCCCCTTAATTGGGAGCCTGACAGACTaactcttgtaatgtaactctatctattatctatttaatgcaattatGTTTCTATTATTCTTCTGTGTACTTCTCTTTTTATTGTGACCTGATCATTCATATAATGTTTAGAGggtaatgcattgaaaaatgattattttctaaaGGATTGGGAAAGAGtatctaaataaatttattgctaaaaatagattaatatttgttttgccCAATTTATGCATATCTAATCTTAATgcggtttattatttttatctttacaaagaaatttgggagaaaatagtaaataaattaggctcttcgtGCGAGAAACCAAAGATAGAGTGTTTTTGTAGATGTGGGTGAAAACAAATATTtcattagatagagaaaatcattaatattgcaTTATAAGTAGTTTTGGCATGTTAGGTCCCAACATTATCATATTGAATTCATCATTCTGCAttcaaattattgtttatttttcttgttatctctttcttttccttaaaTCCCAATTTTCACATTTACAATTTCTTGTCTCTTCTACTTCTTCTCATTGCTCAATAATTGAGTTTGCATCACTTTAAGTACAACTAAAGTCCCTGTAGATTCGACATTCGAATTTTCGGCTTAAAACGAATTGATACACTTACCAACAAATTAACACTTATTTCTTCTTGTTCACTTTGTATATTATGTACTTAATGAGTATATTTGACTCATCCTattaattcttttcttttccccaAGATTCATAAGTAGCAGAGTAACTAGTTAGTGAGATTTGTAAATCTTCCCCGAAGTTTTGCTTTTTGGTAGGCCCTATCATTTCGAGCGGTGTCTAGTTCAACTTTAGTATAATGCAAGCtatcgtaccccattgcccagaggctcttcgctatgcgaaggtatgggggagggatgttgtacgcagccttacccttgcatatgcaaagaggctgtttccggattcgaacccatgaccaacaagtcacccaGACACAACTTTTTCCGTTATATacagtaatttatttttcacaaaaaaaaagaatatcttCATTTTGAGAACTCATGGCAATTATGATATTTGAATGATGAGAGTTTGTTTGATAAATCATGTTTACCTCTATCAAGTGTTGACAAATGTGTGTTATCTTTGAGATGTTGAGAATACTAAAggaattttgtgaattttttcaTTTGACAAAGTATGTGTTCCTAGTTCAATATGATCAATAAGCTTGTTAGGCTAAAGATCATTTAAATTGGTATCAATATTTTGTCCTTAGAACAAAGCACTCAAAAAGACACACATCTCCGGTTCTCTCTTGTTTCTGTAGCATCTGCcaaataataatacataaaataaaaaattccccTGTAACTCAAGCTATATCGTGCGATGTCCTGGTTGTGTTGTGCTTAATGTGCATGAAATGCACCCtcgttttattaattttgaagaCTAATATAATTTCAAGGACCATTAAGATGAGGATTTAGGCGTTAAGAAAGTGATTCAGTCCtcacattaaaaattaattggagACATATATAATACAATAGCAGCCATCTCCGCACTTCATTAATATGGAATAAAACAAAGGAGTTAAAGACAGAGCGTTGGTTTTGTTTTGTGGAATAATTAATGGATGCAAAAACATAACTATCGTTTCCTTTTGCAACCACTGAAACACGAAAACATCTTCTATATGGCAGAGACAGAAGTACCTAACCCCTTGGGCAGATTCACAACATGCAAAACTTTCCCATAAATATCGAAATAAACAACTTTGGCATTGGTTTCTTCCAGCTCCACGGACATAAATCCTTGTCCATCATAGTAAAACTTGATCCCATCTTTCTTATCTTTATCCATGTCTCCTTTCCATGCCTTTGAACCTCCACCACTGGTTAAGAATTGGATTTGGCTGCAACAACACTCATCACTTAAAGAAAGGTGATTTGGTTAACAAACAAGCCCAATTAAGTTAATACCCACCTGCTTCTGCTACTTATGTGTTCCAAGCAATGGTCATGCCCATTAATGTACATATCCACATTATTTTCCTGCAAGTTTAATTTTATCACTAGGATTTTCTTATATAgtatacaataaaatatatattggcCTAAATGAATGACCTCAAGAATTGGCAGGAGCTGTCTTATGAGCTCTTTGGTGTCACCGTGATGTCCTATGCTTCTTACAGGATGATGCCCCACAACAATCTTCCACTTGGCAGTAGAATCCTTCAATGCTATTTCCAGATCCTATGTTCCAAACcgaaaaaaagaagacaaggtTGTCAAATcgtattaaattgtttttttttatgttaatttgttGTGATGGTATAATAATGATCGAGTGATTTACCTTCAAGagctttgataaatatttttcccTTGGAAGCACTCCTCTCCAGTCATACTTGTGGTCCTTTGGCTTAAGAAAATACTTGTCCACAAAAGGTGTTGAATCAATGAAGAAGAACTCAGCAATTTCTGGGGAGTTTTAAGATTAGAAGGCTACTTAACTTACTATTCAGGATAAAACCTCTATTGAGATTCCGAGAAGTCACCTTACCAGTATCAACAATAAATGATCTTTGGCAGATCCATCTAGGATCAATTTTCTGAAGGATTGGATTCAATTGAGCTTCAACATCACCCCTGTAGTCATGGTTGCCCAACACTGCAACCAACATTTAATGGAGAGAAGAATGAAAGATTAGAGGAATACTTTTTCTCACATGTAAGCTTGTTACATCCATGGTTGGTGTGTCTGGACTCACCACTATACCATTGCTTTTGGAGGCTCTTGGCAGTGTAGATTTTTGAGAAGGAAATTTCAAATGCAGGGTCATCTATACCAGTCAATCCATCATCGTAGAAATTGTCTCCAGTGGATATCACAAAGTCGATATTTAACTTTGCAGCAACCCTTCCCATCTGACATACACAAAGAGATGAGTGTCTAAAGAGCTCCAGCTTTTGCATTAGCAATGAACATTTGTTTAACTAATTAGACACAAGCAtcctaagcaaaaaaaaaaaaagaagcctcAAACGAGcataaaaggattaaaaatgatGCTAATGCTAAGTTCTGTAtcgtaattaaaaaattattgtaaacttGTGCTTAGTTAAGTAGACTACTAGACTAATACTGGAACACAAGTTCCCACTAAATAGAGGATGAAGACCTGAGTGGCAACTTGAGATTGGTTGTATGTTCCTTTCCTTCCCCAGTCTCCAATGACCATAAGGCTAAGTGAGCCATCAGCTTTGACAGGGTGCTCTAGGCGTTGGAGCAGACCTGATACTGATACAGACAGAAGACACAGGCTAACGAAACCCATCCATATTCCCAAACCTGCCATCTTTTGTTTCCAACTCTTCACTTGTAgcacaatttaaatttatataagaaaataataaaaaaactctcTAGTTGATGTGCAAAATGGATCTTAATAGCATAtccaatagttaaaaaaataatagagttGTTCAACTCAATCTTGGTGGACCCTATAATTCCACAGGGTAATTAAGAATTTGAACAAGTTAATTTTCTCTCTAAATAACGCAATCCTTAAGGACTTAAAATGAGTGTTACAATTGTCTTAAAAAAACTAAGCAACAGTTAAGAACTGCCACATTAGTGAAACtgcataaaaatgatttttttaagtgtaagaATTTCATAAGCAACTCTCACCATAGATGCTGTAAGCGTTACTGTGAAAATGACAGAGATGACTTATGCGTCACTAATGGACAAGCCGAGAAAAGTACGTGGATGCAAACAATAGGATGTCACTGGGCCACACATGTCAGTGTGTGAACCTTCGTTGCAACTTCTCAAGAGTCAAGACAAATATTGCTCTGGTGCCTACGTATACTCCATTTAATTAGAACCAGTAAATTCAAGTGTTGAATGCTGAAGCAACGTGTAAGGGAGAGATATATGCAGAGTTTGTAAAAACGTGTTGGTAACTGATTCCCCGAACTAGTCTCCGAGCATGTTCGGTATAAAGTAGGTAACCATTTATTTTGCTGAAATTGACAAGTTCTCGCTAACCTTAAATGGTTCGAAGGTTGTGAATTATTGTCACTCATTGGCAAGTGAATTTCCTTTTGTACAATCTTTTGTTTCCTTGCTAAGCGTatcaaattgtaaaataatataaaagattaaacaatcagtgactcaaatcaaatcttGTTCTTTGATTAACTACAAgtataatataaaagaaattaactacAAAACAAGGAAGATGAAggttaagaaaacaaacacactaaATTGTAAGATGGTACTATGATGAGTTATGAAACGTGTTGGGGTTGTCCTAACCAAAACTATTCttgatgaaattttattaaatttttctcttttaacattaatataattattacttGCTTCTACTAGTTTATTCTAACCTAGATCCTTTGAGTCAAAGAATTTAAATCACTTAATATAGTTCCTAATCCCTTGGTGATTGATCATTAAATGATCTGGATAAAGAGCAGAGATACATGAACAGGCTAAAAAAGATCACTCTATCCCCTAGATATGACCCACTTTAGATATTCTTTTCAACTTCTTAGCATACAAccatttttcaatatttaatcCTAAAACGTTACATAAAGATCataaagatggatgatcaaaccaTAAGTAAGTGAATAAGCACAAGgatgaataataataacaacattatattaaaagataatttaaaatcattacatcaaagagAGTTTAGTTTGCAGAGCTCCCAACAACGGTGATTTTAGCCTCTTGTTGTCATGAGAGACTTACAAATATAAGAGTGGGGATGaaaggaaatgaaatgaaagacaAATGGATTGACCAAAGCTCTGGAAATAGATTTTCCTTACACTGACTTCTTTACtttcctttgtttctttgttcATCTACTTCTTGGTTTTCTTCGTTGCTAAGGAAACAAatgtttcccttttctttttatatgtttCACCAATTGATTGGTCAATCAAAACTTTCTTGTGCGCATAACGCGACACTTGAGCTGAGCGCGCTTGCACAACTGGATCAAGTGACTGCATGTTAAGCACAGGATGTGCGCCTCGTGACAACTATCTTTCAATGTGACTTCTTGCGCTAAGCGGCTTGCTTAGACTGAATGATTATGATTCAATGAACAAAGAGGTCACACTCGACACTTCAGTTCATGAATCCTCTTTTAGACCTTAGCTATATTCCCATATCCCCTTTTTGTATCTGTGATCTCTTCCGGGTGTTAAGTATGATCTGCTGGTGTATATAAGATACCAATGGATATTGGTTATCAGAAATGTATACTTCCATTTGGCCATCCTTACATATCCACGGCATCACATTCTTATGCACAAAACCATGAGGATTCAGGACAGTCAGAAATGTTGGATATCTATTTATAGATTTTAACAAAGTTTATATACCACATATTCctgaaaataattcaaatattaaattattgattCGGTGATGTTGAAATCAAA
This genomic interval from Glycine max cultivar Williams 82 chromosome 5, Glycine_max_v4.0, whole genome shotgun sequence contains the following:
- the LOC100817359 gene encoding purple acid phosphatase 3-like precursor yields the protein MAGLGIWMGFVSLCLLSVSVSGLLQRLEHPVKADGSLSLMVIGDWGRKGTYNQSQVATQMGRVAAKLNIDFVISTGDNFYDDGLTGIDDPAFEISFSKIYTAKSLQKQWYSVLGNHDYRGDVEAQLNPILQKIDPRWICQRSFIVDTEIAEFFFIDSTPFVDKYFLKPKDHKYDWRGVLPREKYLSKLLKDLEIALKDSTAKWKIVVGHHPVRSIGHHGDTKELIRQLLPILEENNVDMYINGHDHCLEHISSRSSQIQFLTSGGGSKAWKGDMDKDKKDGIKFYYDGQGFMSVELEETNAKVVYFDIYGKVLHVVNLPKGLGTSVSAI
- the LOC100817359 gene encoding purple acid phosphatase 3-like isoform X2, translated to MAGLGIWMGFVSLCLLSVSVSGLLQRLEHPVKADGSLSLMVIGDWGRKGTYNQSQVATQMGRVAAKLNIDFVISTGDNFYDDGLTGIDDPAFEISFSKIYTAKSLQKQWYSVLGNHDYRGDVEAQLNPILQKIDPRWICQRSFIVDTEIAEFFFIDSTPFVDKYFLKPKDHKYDWRGVLPREKYLSKLLKDLEIALKDSTAKWKIVVGHHPVRSIGHHGDTKELIRQLLPILEENNVDMYINGHDHCLEHISSRSSDECCCSQIQFLTSGGGSKAWKGDMDKDKKDGIKFYYDGQGFMSVELEETNAKVVYFDIYGKVLHVVNLPKGLGTSVSAI
- the LOC100817359 gene encoding purple acid phosphatase 3-like isoform X1, whose amino-acid sequence is MAGLGIWMGFVSLCLLSVSVSGLLQRLEHPVKADGSLSLMVIGDWGRKGTYNQSQVATQMGRVAAKLNIDFVISTGDNFYDDGLTGIDDPAFEISFSKIYTAKSLQKQWYSVLGNHDYRGDVEAQLNPILQKIDPRWICQRSFIVDTEIAEFFFIDSTPFVDKYFLKPKDHKYDWRGVLPREKYLSKLLKDLEIALKDSTAKWKIVVGHHPVRSIGHHGDTKELIRQLLPILEVIHLGQYIFYCILYKKILVIKLNLQENNVDMYINGHDHCLEHISSRSSQIQFLTSGGGSKAWKGDMDKDKKDGIKFYYDGQGFMSVELEETNAKVVYFDIYGKVLHVVNLPKGLGTSVSAI